CTTTAATATAGATATAGTCGACATTGGTTCCCGATGAACCGGAAGTAATACCCCAGATATTCAATAGGTCGCCCTTTGTCAGATAAATACTGAAAGAGCCATCGGAGCAGTTGTTGTCGTTCTGTGTTCCCACAGGCAGATTTGTTCCGGTCAGATCAGGTGAAGCTGGCGCCTGATGCCATACGGATTTATCGAAGCTCACCATGAGGTTGCCGACACGTGCGTCGCACGAGCCTTGCACAAGTGCATAATTTTGCGTTTCGAAATCCTGATCAAAAGGGCTGGAGCCTTTCATCGAAGGCGCAGGCAGTTTTTTCCCCAAGGAAGAAACTTCGAGCTCCGGACTTTTGCAGTTTGTTAACAACAAGGTCGAAAACAATAAAATGCTGAGATATTTACCGCTTACGTTCTTCATGTAGTTCTTTTCGACAAAGGTGGGGAAGCTCTAAAGACTCAGAATGAGATTCTTCACGCTTCTAAGCAGATTGTAAGACTGCTGTCTCTTATTGAAATAAAAAAGACCGAGGCAGAAATCCTCGGTCTCAAGAAAGGATAAAAAGAAAAATAAATTCTTAAGCGGCTTTCTTATCAGCCACTTTATCAAACATTGCGTACAGAGTTTCTTCCTCACGACGAATGCGTGTCGCAAGTGCAGAGAAAAGTTTACTGAAGTCGCGAGAAAATTCTGTCGGATCGCCGCCTTTTTCGTACTTGGCAAAAAATGCCAACGCTGCCGGAGCCAGTGTCTCCATATCTTTGGCAAGAACATTGAGTGTGGATTGCATCGAACCGTCAGACGCGGCCGCCTTTTTTAGAACCGGATAAAGTTCGACGTCTTCATGTTTGAGATGTGCCAAAAGAGCTGCTTTCGCGGCGATCAATTTTTTGGGAGCGTCAGGATGTGCGATACCAATGTTTTTGATTTCCTCGAGCGCAGAGACGAGAACCTTGTGATCGTTTTTAAGTTTGTTCGTAAGTTGTGCCATTTCAGTAAAGCTCCTTTGTTAATACACGTATCGACAATTAGGAATATTAAGTAAGTTAAAAAATCGAAAGATCTCCTCAATTTAGATGAACTCGAGGAATTGATCTGATAATTGTTTTATTATGAGACACTTCGTAGTGCTGTTGCTTCTTCTGCTGAGTCGCCATAGTTTTGCCCAGCGATTTCCAGACCCGATTCCTGGGTTGCAGGCGGCTGTGCGTTTTTGCGCGACCCTGGATGAAGACGAGGCGATTATCGACTGTGTACAGCTTGAAAGTGCGGCGGATTGGGTGACAAAGGAAGCTTTGCCGATTTGTATTTCACAAAGTTTCGATAATGAAAAAGTCGGATGCTTGCGCAGCATTGTGAACAACGAAATTCGTGTCGAAGAAGTGCAAGTGTGCGAATCAATCAGCTTTGCGGAAGAGCAGGCGCAGTGTCTTGCAGAAATTCGCCGGCCCTTTCCCTATCGAACACGCATCAAAGTCGATGCTCGCCCAGGTTTGCAGGCCGCATCGCGTTTGTGCCAATCCTTCTTTGGCGATGACGACAAAAAAAGATGTGTTCGTGAAATGAGTCAAGCCGAGCTCTACACTGTCGAGGCGATTCAGTTTTGTGAAAGTTTGTTTTCGGACGACGAAAAAATCGCCTGCATAGCAAAACTAAAAAATCGTTTCATAGTTCGCGAAGAAGTGACTGCCTGTGAGCGCGTTTTCGGCGACAACAGAAAATTAGAGTGCCTTGAAGGTGTGCGGCGAAAATACCGTCTTCGCTAAAACCCACCTCAAACGCTTAAGGTTCTATTTGCCCCAGCCTTTTTCGCTTTCGATTTGTTCGCGCAATTGTGCTTCAATGCGTTCTGCTGGAATCAACGGACCTTTGCCGACGCCAGGGCAGAAGGCTTTAACATCTTTCGCCCAGGATTTGGCATTCATGACTTCCGGCCAAAAAGGCCAAGTACGACATTGAGTAGGGCGAGCTTCGTAAATTCCGCAGCTCTTGCCTTTAAGGAACATGCAATCAGGATTTTTAGGGTCTTCTTTCAGGTGCCAGATGCCGCCGGTTTTATCGCAGTATTTGCGGGTGAAGTCAGCTGTACGCATTTTCAGATGTTTAGCGAATCGTTGGCGGTCTTCCAGGCTCAGATAAACAAAACCGTATTCGCCGTGAGAAGTGCAGCACTTTCCAGATCCAGTGCATTCGAAACGAACGCCTTCGCGCCACCATTCTTTACCCGTAAATTTGAACTCTTCCACGATATTGCCCCTAAAGTTCGAACTTTACGGTGGGAGAGCCTTGACAGCAAGCAGATAAATCGCGAAGTTAACGGCTCTGTAAGGAGCCTAAATTGCAGCGAAGTGTCATTGATCTTAAAGTCTATGATCCGAAAGACTTTCCAGCCTATTTGCCGAAGCTGAACAAGCTTTATGACGATCTCTTTGCAGGTGGAAAAGGTTTTCGCGCAAAACTGATTCGCATGATGTCTGCCAATCTTTCGTTGGATGCGAGGGCCGAGCTTCTTTTAGGGCAAACGATTGAGTTTATTCATAATGCCTCTCTCTTGCATGACGATCTCATCGACCGCTCTCATTTGCGCCGTGGAAAACCGGCGGCGTGGTTGAAGTACACTCCTGAATACGCGGTCCTTGCGGGCGACTATCTTTTGGCGCGCGTGATGGTGAATCTTTCCGGTCACGGTAATATCAAACTTGTGCAGTACACAGCCGAAGTGATCTCGGATCTTTTGGAAGGGGAGTGGCTACAGGACTCTGTGGTCGGTGACTTCTTCGTCACACTCGAACAATTGGATCGTATTCACAATTTAAAAACGGCCAGTTTGTTTAAATGGTGTATTCGCGCTCCATTCATTGCGCAGGAAAGATACGAGGACGAACTTCATCGCACGTTAGAGGAAATGGGCACTCTGCTAGGACAGTTGTTCCAACGCAGTGATGATCTTTTG
This region of Bdellovibrio sp. 22V genomic DNA includes:
- a CDS encoding hemerythrin domain-containing protein, producing MAQLTNKLKNDHKVLVSALEEIKNIGIAHPDAPKKLIAAKAALLAHLKHEDVELYPVLKKAAASDGSMQSTLNVLAKDMETLAPAALAFFAKYEKGGDPTEFSRDFSKLFSALATRIRREEETLYAMFDKVADKKAA
- a CDS encoding YkgJ family cysteine cluster protein → MEEFKFTGKEWWREGVRFECTGSGKCCTSHGEYGFVYLSLEDRQRFAKHLKMRTADFTRKYCDKTGGIWHLKEDPKNPDCMFLKGKSCGIYEARPTQCRTWPFWPEVMNAKSWAKDVKAFCPGVGKGPLIPAERIEAQLREQIESEKGWGK
- a CDS encoding polyprenyl synthetase family protein: MQRSVIDLKVYDPKDFPAYLPKLNKLYDDLFAGGKGFRAKLIRMMSANLSLDARAELLLGQTIEFIHNASLLHDDLIDRSHLRRGKPAAWLKYTPEYAVLAGDYLLARVMVNLSGHGNIKLVQYTAEVISDLLEGEWLQDSVVGDFFVTLEQLDRIHNLKTASLFKWCIRAPFIAQERYEDELHRTLEEMGTLLGQLFQRSDDLLDYDIRNDEGKAILGDLKSGYLNSFGAFVCKGRSRQEIDNIVKSKNLEEYYAAIGGKAQFDQKLLEFDEMNKGLIQMYNHHLERLKTFLKPGEEKLIDHLRPLTEILYWRRKPS